A window of Chitinivibrio alkaliphilus ACht1 contains these coding sequences:
- a CDS encoding glycosyltransferase: MKKIVHLLFSLNTGGTENMVVDICNCQVEYAQVYLIIIHDSINQMVLSQLSDKVNLICLKEKPPTKIPFFVFGLWLRLFKLRPDILHLHNRMSLKLFPHFTKRFIKTIQFTFHTTGIAPGRDVLRVDSCFSISNAVRNELIGRTGIDSTVIYNGIAVGSIPCRNVRNAPEKTFKIVQVGRVDFSIKGQDILLKAVAQCIKKSSHQEVTVDFFGDGKDLDALQSLAHELNISEKVTCHGGVKKSQIYSKLNGYDLYVQPSRIEGFGLTIAEAMAAKVPVAVSNIEGPMEVVDGGKYGFVFETDNVDACADAIALCIENYNNGNIQETVERAYERVSTLFNIEETSKRYAEIGE, encoded by the coding sequence ATGAAGAAAATAGTCCATCTCCTCTTCTCTCTTAATACGGGAGGAACAGAAAATATGGTGGTTGATATTTGCAACTGCCAAGTAGAGTATGCTCAGGTTTATCTGATAATAATTCATGATTCAATTAATCAAATGGTTTTATCTCAACTTTCTGACAAGGTGAATTTAATATGCTTAAAAGAAAAACCTCCTACTAAAATTCCTTTTTTTGTGTTTGGTCTATGGCTCAGGCTTTTTAAACTGCGTCCAGATATACTTCACCTCCATAATCGAATGAGCTTAAAACTGTTTCCTCATTTTACTAAGAGATTTATTAAAACGATACAGTTTACCTTTCACACAACAGGAATTGCACCTGGGAGAGATGTTTTAAGAGTTGATAGCTGTTTTTCAATTTCGAATGCAGTTCGTAATGAACTCATTGGACGAACTGGTATCGATTCAACCGTTATCTACAATGGGATTGCTGTTGGTTCTATTCCGTGTAGAAATGTACGTAATGCACCAGAAAAAACATTTAAGATTGTTCAGGTTGGAAGAGTCGATTTTTCCATTAAGGGGCAGGACATTCTCTTAAAAGCCGTTGCTCAATGTATTAAAAAATCGTCTCATCAAGAGGTAACTGTCGATTTCTTCGGTGATGGTAAAGATTTAGATGCGCTACAGTCATTAGCTCATGAATTGAATATTAGTGAGAAAGTAACCTGTCACGGTGGAGTTAAAAAATCCCAGATCTATTCAAAACTGAATGGGTATGATCTTTATGTTCAACCATCAAGAATTGAAGGTTTTGGACTTACCATTGCCGAGGCTATGGCCGCAAAAGTTCCTGTTGCTGTTTCAAATATTGAAGGGCCAATGGAAGTTGTAGATGGCGGGAAATATGGGTTTGTATTTGAAACGGATAATGTAGATGCTTGTGCAGATGCTATTGCGCTATGTATAGAAAATTATAACAATGGAAACATCCAAGAAACGG